Below is a window of Williamwhitmania sp. DNA.
GTACAGATAGATAATATGTCTCGTCCAATCAATGCAGCATATGGTTGCTTTTCTAAATCAGCACCAAGTGCTTGAACTGGGAAAACATTATTAGTTAAACTTGGCAAAGCAAAACCTAAGTCATAAATTGGTTGTTGAGTTGTACCGGATGGTGTATGAACAGAAATAACATCCCTAGCAATTAACCCCAATTCTTTAGCTATTGGATCGTTTAT
It encodes the following:
- a CDS encoding aspartyl protease family protein, whose protein sequence is MPVFPNRVPNLQQIGPIVEIVIFPSQPIFLKMMSEGKNPPSKKVIALIDTGASGSCINDPIAKELGLIARDVISVHTPSGTTQQPIYDLGFALPSLTNNVFPVQALGADLEKQPYAALIGRDILSICTLIYNGWDNSYQLHI